The Nitrospira sp. sequence CGCCGGCGGTCCGAATCGTAAGCAGTCGCCAAAACGGAACTCCTTGTGCCGCTCGCCCCAACACCACTTTCCACCCATAGGCTTCGACGGAATACATCATGAAAGATGGGATCAGGATGGCGAGCAACGATGCCGGACCGAGTCGTGTCGCGGCCTCGTAGATATTGGCGGGGCCAATATGCCAGACAAGAAGGCTCAGAACGATGAGGCCAAGGGCGAGTAGGATATAGCGCAACACGTTAGTCGGATGGCGAACGCGGCATTTATGGTCGAGGAGACGAGACGGCAGACGGGCGGATGACCCAGACCATGGCGCCGGCAAATAGTAAGGAGCCGGCTGCCGCAAAGAGAAGAAACCAATATAGTTGATCGAACAACGCAAACCCCAGCAAGGCCGCCGAGAAATCGCGGCTGGCGACATTTTTCAGCATGACATCCGCCCAAGCCGCATGATCGGGAGTGCTCCATCCGCTGACTGCTTTGATCTTTTGCGCCTTCTCGACAAGCAAGAATGAGATCCCGTTGCCCAAGACCGCCGCAACGCCGAGCATGAGTGGAATCCAGTCATCCTCTCGTCCGATCTGCGTCGTATACAGCCCTACGGCGATACCCGCAAAAATCGCCATGTGAACGATGTTGTCCAGGACGATATCCAGCCAGGCGCCGAGGGGCGATTCGGTAAAGGTCAATCGCGCGACCTCACCGTCGCAGCAATCGATGACGGCGGCCAATTGAAACAACACCGCCGCCACGATACCGGCGGTGTATGTTCCCAGCCCAAATCCCGCCGCGGCGACCAGACCGATCAATCCGGCGAGAACGGTGATGGAATTAGGTGCGAGGCCGGCGGCGAGAAACAGGCGCGTGAACCAACGGGAGAGTTTCCGATTGAAGTACCGATCGACGAACCCTTCAAATTCCCCCTTGAGCGAATTGAACAGCTTCTTTTCAGCCCACTCCACATCAGACAAGGTTCGGACATTCTGATACCAGGTACCCCGCTTCTCTTCAGTCGCAACGACACGCACGCGACCGTCCGCTGCCGCCCGCTCGATCCACTGGCGGATTGGAGGGCTTCCTTTCTCATTAACCACATGATTCCCGGCATTCATGAGAGTCGCCGGTACGACAACCAGTTCAGCGACCCGCAGACTCGGATCGTCCAGACGAGTCGATGCAAAAGTCTTTGGGCGACCGGGCGGTACTTTCAACGGCACCCCCTGTCTAGGCTGGGCGACCACGATCGCCTGCCCTTCCCGCACGTCGCGGCGCAATTGCTCGATCAATCCGCGCGAAAACACGCTATTGACGCTCGCGACCAACGCAAAGCCATGCACCTCTGCCGCCAACGCTTCCCACGTCCGAGGGTCATCCAGCGGAAACTCTCGAATCGGCATCCACCGGACAGGAATCGTCACGCGCGGCCCTTTCCCCAATGCCTGTTTCAGCTGTTCCTCTTCGGAACCGGAGAGGACGATCAATTGGCGAATCCCCGCCCGTTGCAACGTGAGCACGGTGCGTTGAAAGAGCCCGATTCCCACGACGCTCGTCAGAGGTCCGACTTCACCGACCTCAGACCCGGCCGGTCCGCCGAAGACCCCAACGGAAGGCAGGAGGATCGCGGTCGCCAACCCTTGGATCTCGGCTCTCCGCTGAAGAATACTCTTACTCATGATTCCACATGCAATCGAACGCGCCAGTCATCGGTCTACGATGCAGATCCCTTCTGCATCGAACATCTCATGGTGAAGACTTTCTCACAATTTTGGCAAAACTTCCAACTCAGCTTTTTTCACGTCTTCGATGAAATCGATCTCGGTCCAAGGCAAGCCTCCGATCTTTTCATGGCCGACCCTCACTTCCTGAAAGTACGGCAGCAGCGCGTCTTCGTATTCCATATCCCACGCACCTCGATCGATGTAGCTATGGAGCGAGGAAACGACCCGAGGCGTGTCGGCATGCCGAACCCGGAGAAATCCCACGCCTTCGCCCGCATAATCGTATTGTTCGGGCATTTTCTTGGTCAGCGCAATCACCCGACCGCCCGCCACAACCACCATGCATTCCTCTCCCGTCTGCTTGACCGTCTCATCCATCAACAGCGCATTCTCGAAGGGCGACGATACCAGACGCCGGAGGATCTCTCGGTGAAAGAGCACATCGGCATCCATTACGATGGCATCGTCGTCGAACGCGGTTCGCGCAATCCACAGGGAGGAAATACTGCCCCGGTGAAACTGCTCATTGACCAGAAACGTGACGCCGACACCGCACGAATCGTGTTCGACCGCGGCACGAATCATTTCCTGCTTGTATCCGACGACGATCTCCGCCCGCCGGACCCCGACGCCGGCCAGTGACTCCAGATAGCGATGCAAGAGCGACCGTCCACCGATCTCTATCAGGCACTTGGGGCGATGTTGCGTGACCGGCCACAGCCGTTTTCCGACTCCCGCGGCCAGAATGATCGCCTTCATGCTGCCTTGCACGCCTGTTCGAAGGCATCGAGAAACCCGCCAAATTGCGCCTCGGTCAACGCTCCCATATTGGCGACACGGAAAATTTTATTTTCCAAGTTGCCTTGCCCGGCGTAGATCACATAGCCCTGCTGCTTGAGTCGATCGTGCAACGACTGGTACGAAACCCCTTCGGGCAGATGATACGCCGTAATGGTATTCGATTGTCGGTCCGCCTGGAGGAGGGCCTTCACGCCAAGCTTGGCCATTCGCTCGCGGATCATGGTCGCCATTTTCTTATACCGCTGGATGCGATTCGGGACACCTTCTTCGAGCAATTCATTCAGCGCTTCGTCGAACGCATAATACACTTGCACCGCCGGGGTAAACGGAATCGTGCCTTGGCCGTCGTTGTCGATATAATGCGTCAGATGGAGGTACCAAGACCGTTTCGGATATGAGCGCATCTTTTCGACGAAGCCCTTCCGCACCAGCACAAACGATACGCCCGGGAATCCCTGAATGCATTTGCCGGCCGTCCCCACCACCATGTAGATGTGCGACTTGGCGATGTCGAGCGTCTCGCCGGCCAGCGCACTCACCGCATCGAGCACAAACACGCGATTCTGATTATCGACAATTTCGGCGATCTCGTGGACGGGGTTGAGAAGCCCGGTCGTCGTCTCGTGATGCACCATCCCGACAACATGCACTTCCTGGTGCTGCCGTAAGGCAAGCAGCAGCCGTTCAGGATCCGGCCGAGCCGTCCAGTCGTACTTCAACTCGCTCACACCGAGGCGATGAAGCCCGATGATCTGAGATATCCGCTCGCCATAGACACCGTTGTTCAGGACAAGCATACGACGGCCGTGCGGGATCGACGACATTAGAGCCGCTTCGACGGCAGCCGTTCCCGACCCCGTCATGACGACAGCGACGTACTCGGATTCAGCCCCAGGGACGAACGCCTTGAGCAGTTTGGCTTGGATACGGTGAAGCAGTTCTGAAAATTCGGCTTCGCGATGACAAATATCGGGCCTTAGCAGCGCCTGCCGTACACGCTCGGAAACGTTCACCGGCCCAGGATTCAAGAGAACCATTCTTCGACCCTTCCTCTTACAGAGACTGCGTCTTGCGCGAGTCGTGCACGTGCAGCGAGTACAAGCTCGTCGCGTCTACTACCCCTCGATCGCCTTCATAAACCGGCGAGTAATGTCCGACGGATCATGCACGACACGGCCTGCATCTTCCGCAAATTCATTGACCTTGATGAGCAGCATGCTGGGCCCATCCTTCTTCAGCATGTCCTTGAATTCGTAGATCAGATCATCACGGTCGAGGACCCGCTCGACATTGACATAACCTGCCGCCTTCGCCACTTTTTCCAGCGGCACCACATTGGAGATGGTGGGCTGATTGCCGGTCGTACCG is a genomic window containing:
- a CDS encoding alanine--glyoxylate aminotransferase family protein, with amino-acid sequence MVLLNPGPVNVSERVRQALLRPDICHREAEFSELLHRIQAKLLKAFVPGAESEYVAVVMTGSGTAAVEAALMSSIPHGRRMLVLNNGVYGERISQIIGLHRLGVSELKYDWTARPDPERLLLALRQHQEVHVVGMVHHETTTGLLNPVHEIAEIVDNQNRVFVLDAVSALAGETLDIAKSHIYMVVGTAGKCIQGFPGVSFVLVRKGFVEKMRSYPKRSWYLHLTHYIDNDGQGTIPFTPAVQVYYAFDEALNELLEEGVPNRIQRYKKMATMIRERMAKLGVKALLQADRQSNTITAYHLPEGVSYQSLHDRLKQQGYVIYAGQGNLENKIFRVANMGALTEAQFGGFLDAFEQACKAA
- a CDS encoding CDP-alcohol phosphatidyltransferase family protein; the encoded protein is MSKSILQRRAEIQGLATAILLPSVGVFGGPAGSEVGEVGPLTSVVGIGLFQRTVLTLQRAGIRQLIVLSGSEEEQLKQALGKGPRVTIPVRWMPIREFPLDDPRTWEALAAEVHGFALVASVNSVFSRGLIEQLRRDVREGQAIVVAQPRQGVPLKVPPGRPKTFASTRLDDPSLRVAELVVVPATLMNAGNHVVNEKGSPPIRQWIERAAADGRVRVVATEEKRGTWYQNVRTLSDVEWAEKKLFNSLKGEFEGFVDRYFNRKLSRWFTRLFLAAGLAPNSITVLAGLIGLVAAAGFGLGTYTAGIVAAVLFQLAAVIDCCDGEVARLTFTESPLGAWLDIVLDNIVHMAIFAGIAVGLYTTQIGREDDWIPLMLGVAAVLGNGISFLLVEKAQKIKAVSGWSTPDHAAWADVMLKNVASRDFSAALLGFALFDQLYWFLLFAAAGSLLFAGAMVWVIRPSAVSSPRP
- a CDS encoding phosphocholine cytidylyltransferase family protein, coding for MKAIILAAGVGKRLWPVTQHRPKCLIEIGGRSLLHRYLESLAGVGVRRAEIVVGYKQEMIRAAVEHDSCGVGVTFLVNEQFHRGSISSLWIARTAFDDDAIVMDADVLFHREILRRLVSSPFENALLMDETVKQTGEECMVVVAGGRVIALTKKMPEQYDYAGEGVGFLRVRHADTPRVVSSLHSYIDRGAWDMEYEDALLPYFQEVRVGHEKIGGLPWTEIDFIEDVKKAELEVLPKL